From a single Shewanella donghaensis genomic region:
- the folD gene encoding bifunctional methylenetetrahydrofolate dehydrogenase/methenyltetrahydrofolate cyclohydrolase FolD, which produces MTAQNIDGKAIAQSIRTELKEKVLARVEAGKRAPGLAVILVGADAASQVYVGSKRRACEEVGFKSYSYDLETTTTEADLLALIDQCNDDPKIDGILVQLPLPAHIEDSKVIERIRPDKDVDGFHPYNVGRLAQRIPVLRSCTPKGIITLIKSTGIDTYGLDATIVGASNIVGRPMTLELLLAGCTTTTCHRFTKNLEQKVRQADLLVVAVGKPGFIPGDWIKPGAIVIDVGINRLDSGRLVGDVEFDVAAEHAAFITPVPGGVGPMTIASLLENTLYAAEQYHD; this is translated from the coding sequence ATGACTGCCCAAAATATTGATGGCAAAGCGATTGCTCAATCTATTCGAACTGAATTAAAAGAAAAAGTACTTGCACGTGTAGAAGCAGGTAAAAGAGCGCCAGGTCTTGCCGTTATCCTTGTTGGTGCAGATGCAGCCTCTCAAGTTTATGTTGGTAGCAAACGTCGTGCCTGTGAAGAAGTCGGTTTTAAGTCTTATTCATACGACCTTGAAACTACAACCACAGAAGCGGATTTATTAGCATTAATCGACCAATGTAATGATGATCCTAAAATCGATGGTATTTTAGTACAACTACCATTACCTGCACACATTGAAGACTCTAAAGTCATTGAACGTATTAGACCAGACAAAGATGTGGATGGTTTTCACCCATATAATGTTGGCCGTTTGGCTCAACGCATTCCTGTTCTGCGATCTTGTACGCCTAAAGGGATAATCACCCTTATTAAGTCCACTGGTATTGATACTTACGGCCTTGATGCAACAATTGTAGGCGCATCTAATATCGTTGGCCGTCCAATGACATTAGAACTACTACTTGCAGGATGTACCACCACGACATGTCATCGCTTTACTAAAAACCTTGAACAAAAGGTACGTCAAGCAGACTTATTAGTCGTTGCAGTCGGTAAACCAGGCTTTATTCCTGGTGATTGGATTAAGCCTGGTGCTATCGTTATTGATGTTGGTATCAATAGATTAGATAGCGGCCGTTTAGTGGGGGATGTCGAATTTGATGTTGCTGCTGAACACGCTGCCTTTATTACGCCTGTACCTGGTGGTGTAGGTCCAATGACTATTGCTAGCTTACTTGAAAATACACTATATGCAGCAGAGCAATATCACGACTAA